Proteins encoded in a region of the Suricata suricatta isolate VVHF042 chromosome 10, meerkat_22Aug2017_6uvM2_HiC, whole genome shotgun sequence genome:
- the TFCP2 gene encoding alpha-globin transcription factor CP2 isoform X2 yields the protein MAWALKLPLADEVIESGLVQDFDASLSGIGQELGAGAYSMSDVLALPIFKQEESSLPPDNENKILPFQYVLCAATSPAVKLHDETLTYLNQGQSYEIRMLDNRKLGELPEINGKLVKSIFRVVFHDRRLQYTEHQQLEGWRWNRPGDRILDIDIPMSVGIIDPRANPTQLNTVEFLWDPAKRTSVFIQVHCISTEFTMRKHGGEKGVPFRVQIDTFKENENGEYTEHLHSASCQIKVFKPKGADRKQKTDREKMEKRTPHEKEKYQPSYETTILTECSPWPEITYVNNSPSPGFNSSHSSFSLGEGNGSPNHQPEPPPPVTDVSLKLNNLLPTTTPQEAQQWLHRNRFSTFTRLFTNFSGADLLKLTRDDVIQICGPADGIRLFNALKGRMVRPRLTIYVCQESLQLREQQQQQQQQQQKREDGDSNGTFFVYHAIYLEELTAVELTEKIAQLFSISPRQISQIYKQGPTGIHVLISDEMIQNFQEEACFILDTMKETNDSYHIILK from the exons tgatgTCCTTGCATTGCCCATTTTTAAGCAAGAAGAATCAAGTTTGCCCCCTGATAATGAGAATAAAATCCTACCTTTTCAATATGTGCTTTGTGCTGCCACCTCTCCAGCAGTGAAGCTCCATGATGAGACCCTGACATATCTCAATCAAG GACAGTCCTATGAAATTCGTATGCTAGACAATAGGAAACTTGGAGAACTTCCAGAAATTAATGGCAAGTTggtgaag AGCATATTCCGGGTAGTGTTCCATGACCGCCGACTACAATACACTGAACATCAGCAGCTGGAGGGCTGGAGGTGGAACCGACCTGGAGATAGAATTCTTGACATTG ATATCCCAATGTCTGTGGGTATAATCGATCCTAGGGCTAATCCAACCCAACTGAACACAGTGGAGTTCCTGTGGGACCCGGCAAAGAGGACATCTGTGTTTATTCAG GTGCACTGCATTAGCACAGAGTTCACTATGAGGAAGCATGGTGGAGAAAAGGGAGTGCCGTTCCGCGTACAGATTGATAccttcaaggaaaatgaaaacggGGAATATACTGAGCACTTACACTCAGCCAGCTGCCAGATCAAAGTCTTCAAG CCCAAAGGTGCAGacagaaagcaaaaaacagatagggaaaaaatggagaaacgAACACCTCATGAAAAGGAGAAATATCAGCCTTCCTATGAGACAACGATACTCACAGAG tgttctccATGGCCTGAGATCACATATGTCAATAACTCCCCATCACCTGGCTTCAACAGTTCCCACAGCAGTTTTTCTCTTGGGGAAGG AAATGGTTCACCAAACCACCAGCCAGAGCCTCCCCCTCCAGTCACAGATGTAAGTCTAAAGTTAAAT aacCTCTTGCCAACAACCACACCTCAGGAAGCTCAGCAGTGGTTGCATCGAAATCGATTTTCTACGTTCACAAGGCTTTTTACAAACTTCTCAG GGGCAGATTTATTGAAACTAACTAGAGATGATGTGATCCAAATCTGTGGCCCTGCAGATGGAATCAGactttttaatgcattaaaaGGCCG GATGGTGCGCCCAAGGCTAACCATTTATGTTTGTCAGGAATCCCTGCAGTTGAGggaacaacagcagcagcagcagcagcagcagcagaagcgtGAGGACGGAGACTCAAATGGGACTTTCTTTG TGTACCACGCCATCTATCTAGAAGAGCTGACCGCTGTTGAACTGACAGAAAAAATTGCTCAGCTTTTCAGCATTTCCCCTCGCCAGATCAGCCAGATCTACAAGCAGGGGCCAACAGGAATCCATGTGCTCATTAGCGATGAG ATGATACAGAACTTTCAGGAAGAAGCCTGTTTTATTCTGGACACAATGAAAG aaACGAATGATAGTTATCACATCATACTGAAGTAG
- the TFCP2 gene encoding alpha-globin transcription factor CP2 isoform X1, producing the protein MAWALKLPLADEVIESGLVQDFDASLSGIGQELGAGAYSMSDVLALPIFKQEESSLPPDNENKILPFQYVLCAATSPAVKLHDETLTYLNQGQSYEIRMLDNRKLGELPEINGKLVKSIFRVVFHDRRLQYTEHQQLEGWRWNRPGDRILDIDIPMSVGIIDPRANPTQLNTVEFLWDPAKRTSVFIQVHCISTEFTMRKHGGEKGVPFRVQIDTFKENENGEYTEHLHSASCQIKVFKPKGADRKQKTDREKMEKRTPHEKEKYQPSYETTILTECSPWPEITYVNNSPSPGFNSSHSSFSLGEGNGSPNHQPEPPPPVTDVSLKLNNLLPTTTPQEAQQWLHRNRFSTFTRLFTNFSGADLLKLTRDDVIQICGPADGIRLFNALKGRMVRPRLTIYVCQESLQLREQQQQQQQQQQKREDGDSNGTFFVYHAIYLEELTAVELTEKIAQLFSISPRQISQIYKQGPTGIHVLISDEMIQNFQEEACFILDTMKAETNDSYHIILK; encoded by the exons tgatgTCCTTGCATTGCCCATTTTTAAGCAAGAAGAATCAAGTTTGCCCCCTGATAATGAGAATAAAATCCTACCTTTTCAATATGTGCTTTGTGCTGCCACCTCTCCAGCAGTGAAGCTCCATGATGAGACCCTGACATATCTCAATCAAG GACAGTCCTATGAAATTCGTATGCTAGACAATAGGAAACTTGGAGAACTTCCAGAAATTAATGGCAAGTTggtgaag AGCATATTCCGGGTAGTGTTCCATGACCGCCGACTACAATACACTGAACATCAGCAGCTGGAGGGCTGGAGGTGGAACCGACCTGGAGATAGAATTCTTGACATTG ATATCCCAATGTCTGTGGGTATAATCGATCCTAGGGCTAATCCAACCCAACTGAACACAGTGGAGTTCCTGTGGGACCCGGCAAAGAGGACATCTGTGTTTATTCAG GTGCACTGCATTAGCACAGAGTTCACTATGAGGAAGCATGGTGGAGAAAAGGGAGTGCCGTTCCGCGTACAGATTGATAccttcaaggaaaatgaaaacggGGAATATACTGAGCACTTACACTCAGCCAGCTGCCAGATCAAAGTCTTCAAG CCCAAAGGTGCAGacagaaagcaaaaaacagatagggaaaaaatggagaaacgAACACCTCATGAAAAGGAGAAATATCAGCCTTCCTATGAGACAACGATACTCACAGAG tgttctccATGGCCTGAGATCACATATGTCAATAACTCCCCATCACCTGGCTTCAACAGTTCCCACAGCAGTTTTTCTCTTGGGGAAGG AAATGGTTCACCAAACCACCAGCCAGAGCCTCCCCCTCCAGTCACAGATGTAAGTCTAAAGTTAAAT aacCTCTTGCCAACAACCACACCTCAGGAAGCTCAGCAGTGGTTGCATCGAAATCGATTTTCTACGTTCACAAGGCTTTTTACAAACTTCTCAG GGGCAGATTTATTGAAACTAACTAGAGATGATGTGATCCAAATCTGTGGCCCTGCAGATGGAATCAGactttttaatgcattaaaaGGCCG GATGGTGCGCCCAAGGCTAACCATTTATGTTTGTCAGGAATCCCTGCAGTTGAGggaacaacagcagcagcagcagcagcagcagcagaagcgtGAGGACGGAGACTCAAATGGGACTTTCTTTG TGTACCACGCCATCTATCTAGAAGAGCTGACCGCTGTTGAACTGACAGAAAAAATTGCTCAGCTTTTCAGCATTTCCCCTCGCCAGATCAGCCAGATCTACAAGCAGGGGCCAACAGGAATCCATGTGCTCATTAGCGATGAG ATGATACAGAACTTTCAGGAAGAAGCCTGTTTTATTCTGGACACAATGAAAG cagaaACGAATGATAGTTATCACATCATACTGAAGTAG
- the TFCP2 gene encoding alpha-globin transcription factor CP2 isoform X3 codes for MAWALKLPLADEVIESGLVQDFDASLSGIGQELGAGAYSMSDVLALPIFKQEESSLPPDNENKILPFQYVLCAATSPAVKLHDETLTYLNQGQSYEIRMLDNRKLGELPEINGKLVKSIFRVVFHDRRLQYTEHQQLEGWRWNRPGDRILDIDIPMSVGIIDPRANPTQLNTVEFLWDPAKRTSVFIQVHCISTEFTMRKHGGEKGVPFRVQIDTFKENENGEYTEHLHSASCQIKVFKPKGADRKQKTDREKMEKRTPHEKEKYQPSYETTILTECSPWPEITYVNNSPSPGFNSSHSSFSLGEGNGSPNHQPEPPPPVTDNLLPTTTPQEAQQWLHRNRFSTFTRLFTNFSGADLLKLTRDDVIQICGPADGIRLFNALKGRMVRPRLTIYVCQESLQLREQQQQQQQQQQKREDGDSNGTFFVYHAIYLEELTAVELTEKIAQLFSISPRQISQIYKQGPTGIHVLISDEMIQNFQEEACFILDTMKAETNDSYHIILK; via the exons tgatgTCCTTGCATTGCCCATTTTTAAGCAAGAAGAATCAAGTTTGCCCCCTGATAATGAGAATAAAATCCTACCTTTTCAATATGTGCTTTGTGCTGCCACCTCTCCAGCAGTGAAGCTCCATGATGAGACCCTGACATATCTCAATCAAG GACAGTCCTATGAAATTCGTATGCTAGACAATAGGAAACTTGGAGAACTTCCAGAAATTAATGGCAAGTTggtgaag AGCATATTCCGGGTAGTGTTCCATGACCGCCGACTACAATACACTGAACATCAGCAGCTGGAGGGCTGGAGGTGGAACCGACCTGGAGATAGAATTCTTGACATTG ATATCCCAATGTCTGTGGGTATAATCGATCCTAGGGCTAATCCAACCCAACTGAACACAGTGGAGTTCCTGTGGGACCCGGCAAAGAGGACATCTGTGTTTATTCAG GTGCACTGCATTAGCACAGAGTTCACTATGAGGAAGCATGGTGGAGAAAAGGGAGTGCCGTTCCGCGTACAGATTGATAccttcaaggaaaatgaaaacggGGAATATACTGAGCACTTACACTCAGCCAGCTGCCAGATCAAAGTCTTCAAG CCCAAAGGTGCAGacagaaagcaaaaaacagatagggaaaaaatggagaaacgAACACCTCATGAAAAGGAGAAATATCAGCCTTCCTATGAGACAACGATACTCACAGAG tgttctccATGGCCTGAGATCACATATGTCAATAACTCCCCATCACCTGGCTTCAACAGTTCCCACAGCAGTTTTTCTCTTGGGGAAGG AAATGGTTCACCAAACCACCAGCCAGAGCCTCCCCCTCCAGTCACAGAT aacCTCTTGCCAACAACCACACCTCAGGAAGCTCAGCAGTGGTTGCATCGAAATCGATTTTCTACGTTCACAAGGCTTTTTACAAACTTCTCAG GGGCAGATTTATTGAAACTAACTAGAGATGATGTGATCCAAATCTGTGGCCCTGCAGATGGAATCAGactttttaatgcattaaaaGGCCG GATGGTGCGCCCAAGGCTAACCATTTATGTTTGTCAGGAATCCCTGCAGTTGAGggaacaacagcagcagcagcagcagcagcagcagaagcgtGAGGACGGAGACTCAAATGGGACTTTCTTTG TGTACCACGCCATCTATCTAGAAGAGCTGACCGCTGTTGAACTGACAGAAAAAATTGCTCAGCTTTTCAGCATTTCCCCTCGCCAGATCAGCCAGATCTACAAGCAGGGGCCAACAGGAATCCATGTGCTCATTAGCGATGAG ATGATACAGAACTTTCAGGAAGAAGCCTGTTTTATTCTGGACACAATGAAAG cagaaACGAATGATAGTTATCACATCATACTGAAGTAG
- the TFCP2 gene encoding alpha-globin transcription factor CP2 isoform X4 has translation MAWALKLPLADEVIESGLVQDFDASLSGIGQELGAGAYSMSDVLALPIFKQEESSLPPDNENKILPFQYVLCAATSPAVKLHDETLTYLNQGQSYEIRMLDNRKLGELPEINGKLVKSIFRVVFHDRRLQYTEHQQLEGWRWNRPGDRILDIDIPMSVGIIDPRANPTQLNTVEFLWDPAKRTSVFIQVHCISTEFTMRKHGGEKGVPFRVQIDTFKENENGEYTEHLHSASCQIKVFKPKGADRKQKTDREKMEKRTPHEKEKYQPSYETTILTECSPWPEITYVNNSPSPGFNSSHSSFSLGEGNGSPNHQPEPPPPVTDNLLPTTTPQEAQQWLHRNRFSTFTRLFTNFSGADLLKLTRDDVIQICGPADGIRLFNALKGRMVRPRLTIYVCQESLQLREQQQQQQQQQQKREDGDSNGTFFVYHAIYLEELTAVELTEKIAQLFSISPRQISQIYKQGPTGIHVLISDEMIQNFQEEACFILDTMKETNDSYHIILK, from the exons tgatgTCCTTGCATTGCCCATTTTTAAGCAAGAAGAATCAAGTTTGCCCCCTGATAATGAGAATAAAATCCTACCTTTTCAATATGTGCTTTGTGCTGCCACCTCTCCAGCAGTGAAGCTCCATGATGAGACCCTGACATATCTCAATCAAG GACAGTCCTATGAAATTCGTATGCTAGACAATAGGAAACTTGGAGAACTTCCAGAAATTAATGGCAAGTTggtgaag AGCATATTCCGGGTAGTGTTCCATGACCGCCGACTACAATACACTGAACATCAGCAGCTGGAGGGCTGGAGGTGGAACCGACCTGGAGATAGAATTCTTGACATTG ATATCCCAATGTCTGTGGGTATAATCGATCCTAGGGCTAATCCAACCCAACTGAACACAGTGGAGTTCCTGTGGGACCCGGCAAAGAGGACATCTGTGTTTATTCAG GTGCACTGCATTAGCACAGAGTTCACTATGAGGAAGCATGGTGGAGAAAAGGGAGTGCCGTTCCGCGTACAGATTGATAccttcaaggaaaatgaaaacggGGAATATACTGAGCACTTACACTCAGCCAGCTGCCAGATCAAAGTCTTCAAG CCCAAAGGTGCAGacagaaagcaaaaaacagatagggaaaaaatggagaaacgAACACCTCATGAAAAGGAGAAATATCAGCCTTCCTATGAGACAACGATACTCACAGAG tgttctccATGGCCTGAGATCACATATGTCAATAACTCCCCATCACCTGGCTTCAACAGTTCCCACAGCAGTTTTTCTCTTGGGGAAGG AAATGGTTCACCAAACCACCAGCCAGAGCCTCCCCCTCCAGTCACAGAT aacCTCTTGCCAACAACCACACCTCAGGAAGCTCAGCAGTGGTTGCATCGAAATCGATTTTCTACGTTCACAAGGCTTTTTACAAACTTCTCAG GGGCAGATTTATTGAAACTAACTAGAGATGATGTGATCCAAATCTGTGGCCCTGCAGATGGAATCAGactttttaatgcattaaaaGGCCG GATGGTGCGCCCAAGGCTAACCATTTATGTTTGTCAGGAATCCCTGCAGTTGAGggaacaacagcagcagcagcagcagcagcagcagaagcgtGAGGACGGAGACTCAAATGGGACTTTCTTTG TGTACCACGCCATCTATCTAGAAGAGCTGACCGCTGTTGAACTGACAGAAAAAATTGCTCAGCTTTTCAGCATTTCCCCTCGCCAGATCAGCCAGATCTACAAGCAGGGGCCAACAGGAATCCATGTGCTCATTAGCGATGAG ATGATACAGAACTTTCAGGAAGAAGCCTGTTTTATTCTGGACACAATGAAAG aaACGAATGATAGTTATCACATCATACTGAAGTAG